A single region of the Brachypodium distachyon strain Bd21 chromosome 3, Brachypodium_distachyon_v3.0, whole genome shotgun sequence genome encodes:
- the LOC100840434 gene encoding uncharacterized protein LOC100840434 isoform X4: MSPASPPSPPPPSHGCSVANSAQISSPPSPEGAVPSLRRRDPKHSNSSSGGTVAGSSSNSGALSPDGELLSAQDGRVEPSPAGRSSDFETEPAEQGNAISNNISSR; this comes from the exons ATGTCTCCGGCGTCTCCCCcgagccctcctcctccctctcatGGTTGCAGCGTAGCCAACAGCGCCCAAATAAGCTCGCCGCCATCTCCAGAAGGTGCCGTCCCCTCCCTCCGGCGGCGTGACCCGAAGCACTCCAActccagcagcggcggcaccgTGGCTGGTAGCAGCTCCAACTCCGGCGCCCTCTCCCCCGACGGAGAACTTCTCTC GGCGCAGGATGGTAGAGTGGAGCCATCTCCTGCTGGTCGATCTTCAGACTTTGAGACTGAACCAGCTGAGCAAGGG AATGCTATATCAAATAATATTTCAAGTAGGTAG
- the LOC100840434 gene encoding uncharacterized protein LOC100840434 isoform X3: MSPASPPSPPPPSHGCSVANSAQISSPPSPEGAVPSLRRRDPKHSNSSSGGTVAGSSSNSGALSPDGELLSYIYMYRAQDGRVEPSPAGRSSDFETEPAEQGNAISNNISSR; encoded by the exons ATGTCTCCGGCGTCTCCCCcgagccctcctcctccctctcatGGTTGCAGCGTAGCCAACAGCGCCCAAATAAGCTCGCCGCCATCTCCAGAAGGTGCCGTCCCCTCCCTCCGGCGGCGTGACCCGAAGCACTCCAActccagcagcggcggcaccgTGGCTGGTAGCAGCTCCAACTCCGGCGCCCTCTCCCCCGACGGAGAACTTCTCTC ttatatatacatgtacagGGCGCAGGATGGTAGAGTGGAGCCATCTCCTGCTGGTCGATCTTCAGACTTTGAGACTGAACCAGCTGAGCAAGGG AATGCTATATCAAATAATATTTCAAGTAGGTAG
- the LOC100840434 gene encoding uncharacterized protein LOC100840434 isoform X1, whose protein sequence is MSPASPPSPPPPSHGCSVANSAQISSPPSPEGAVPSLRRRDPKHSNSSSGGTVAGSSSNSGALSPDGELLSYIYMYRAQDGRVEPSPAGRSSDFETEPAEQGMCMSWRHNLVRVVVCLLCVKQYGYYLGWYATFDDPKDDLSSEISYFFFCNHHWVSIVAATGLVYVLVDNSIGCNCIHV, encoded by the exons ATGTCTCCGGCGTCTCCCCcgagccctcctcctccctctcatGGTTGCAGCGTAGCCAACAGCGCCCAAATAAGCTCGCCGCCATCTCCAGAAGGTGCCGTCCCCTCCCTCCGGCGGCGTGACCCGAAGCACTCCAActccagcagcggcggcaccgTGGCTGGTAGCAGCTCCAACTCCGGCGCCCTCTCCCCCGACGGAGAACTTCTCTC ttatatatacatgtacagGGCGCAGGATGGTAGAGTGGAGCCATCTCCTGCTGGTCGATCTTCAGACTTTGAGACTGAACCAGCTGAGCAAGGG ATGTGCATGAGTTGGAGGCATAATTTGGTAAGGGTTGTGGTGTGCCTGCTTTGTGTTAAGCAATATGGTTATTATCTAGGATGGTATGCAACCTTTGATGATCCCAAAGATGATTTGTCATCTGAAATAAGTTACTTTTTCTTCTGTAATCACCATTGGGTGAGCATTGTTGCGGCAACAGGGCTGGTGTATGTTCTTGTAGATAATAGTATCGGATGTAATTGTATACATGTGTAA
- the LOC104584121 gene encoding suppressor protein SRP40-like — MIHGPGSSSKKNNIALKAKKSSKKIVSSSEESENSSPSDEESNSSDELAIFVKRFNKKFGRKFGIKLKQQGHFIAECPEKADDDKEKKGFKKHPHKKSHDRHKKKDWNKYSAHKKKVKYYSRAHVGECNSDSSSSEESSDSESEDGIAGLAIAISSDREKSSLFDSPNSSEDVPGDDRNSPSCFMAKSSKVPSPSEV; from the exons atgatccATGGTCCTGGATCCAGttcgaagaagaacaacaTTGCACTCAAGGCCAAGAAATCATCCAAGAAGATTGTCAGCTCcagtgaagaatctgaaaACTCATCTCCGTCTGATGAAGAATCCAACTCCAGTGACGAGCTTgctatttttgtgaagaggttCAATAAGAAGTTTGGAAGAAAGTTTGGAATCAAACTGAAGCAGCAAG GTCACTTCATCGCTGAATGTCCCGAGAAAGCTGATGatgacaaggagaagaagggattCAAGAAACATCCTCACAAGAAGAGCCATGACCGTCACAAGAAGAAAGATTGGAATAAGTACTCtgctcacaagaagaaggtgaaGTATTATTCTAGAGCACATGTTGGTGAATGCAACTCagattcttcatcatctgaagaatCATCTGACTCTGAGTCTGAAGACGGCATCGCCGGATTGGCCATAGCTATTTCATCTGACAGAGAGAAGAGTTCACTGTTTGACTCTCCAAATTCATCTGAAGATGTCCCCGGAGACGATCGCAACTCACCATCATGCTTCATGGCAAAATCCTCTAAGGTACCATCTCCTAGTGAAGTTTAA
- the LOC100840434 gene encoding uncharacterized protein LOC100840434 isoform X2 — protein MSPASPPSPPPPSHGCSVANSAQISSPPSPEGAVPSLRRRDPKHSNSSSGGTVAGSSSNSGALSPDGELLSAQDGRVEPSPAGRSSDFETEPAEQGMCMSWRHNLVRVVVCLLCVKQYGYYLGWYATFDDPKDDLSSEISYFFFCNHHWVSIVAATGLVYVLVDNSIGCNCIHV, from the exons ATGTCTCCGGCGTCTCCCCcgagccctcctcctccctctcatGGTTGCAGCGTAGCCAACAGCGCCCAAATAAGCTCGCCGCCATCTCCAGAAGGTGCCGTCCCCTCCCTCCGGCGGCGTGACCCGAAGCACTCCAActccagcagcggcggcaccgTGGCTGGTAGCAGCTCCAACTCCGGCGCCCTCTCCCCCGACGGAGAACTTCTCTC GGCGCAGGATGGTAGAGTGGAGCCATCTCCTGCTGGTCGATCTTCAGACTTTGAGACTGAACCAGCTGAGCAAGGG ATGTGCATGAGTTGGAGGCATAATTTGGTAAGGGTTGTGGTGTGCCTGCTTTGTGTTAAGCAATATGGTTATTATCTAGGATGGTATGCAACCTTTGATGATCCCAAAGATGATTTGTCATCTGAAATAAGTTACTTTTTCTTCTGTAATCACCATTGGGTGAGCATTGTTGCGGCAACAGGGCTGGTGTATGTTCTTGTAGATAATAGTATCGGATGTAATTGTATACATGTGTAA